A single region of the Gracilibacillus caseinilyticus genome encodes:
- a CDS encoding C40 family peptidase has protein sequence MMLQDQLARVVKHSVAYSFAFSQPFIFYIDAYPMMQNDVLEQADIKYGMQHEAVRMLQHKLQKLSYYDSSVDGEFGILTEYALKKFQQDNFLEQTGKSDKKTIQAILDKEEHFYQKRLNQSDLEFSMGESSQQVLQIQEALLYFGYYRANLDGIYGEKTEAAIETYKQDKGLEIHHIEAEVKEEKVETRQIAAVEVVNDQAQSTETAKAASEPGEAKTTKKATPAKKTVTVSGVVATAKNYMGTPYVWGGTSTSGFDCSGYLQYVFQQLGVSLPRTVSDMWNATKPVDQPAVGDLVFFQTYKPGPSHAGIYIGNGQFIHAGESNGVAISEMDNSYWSPRYLGAKRIQLQ, from the coding sequence TTATCTTTTATATTGATGCTTACCCAATGATGCAAAATGATGTGTTGGAACAGGCTGACATCAAGTATGGTATGCAGCATGAGGCTGTTCGCATGCTTCAGCATAAATTGCAAAAATTATCGTACTATGACTCATCAGTTGATGGAGAATTCGGCATTTTAACAGAATATGCGTTAAAGAAATTTCAGCAAGACAACTTCCTTGAACAGACAGGCAAATCAGATAAAAAGACGATTCAAGCAATACTGGACAAAGAAGAGCACTTTTACCAGAAACGATTGAATCAAAGTGACCTTGAATTCTCGATGGGTGAAAGTAGCCAGCAAGTATTGCAAATACAGGAAGCTTTATTGTACTTCGGCTATTATCGCGCCAACCTTGACGGAATATATGGTGAAAAAACCGAAGCAGCTATCGAAACGTATAAGCAGGATAAAGGACTTGAAATTCACCATATCGAAGCAGAAGTAAAGGAAGAAAAGGTCGAAACAAGGCAAATAGCAGCAGTAGAAGTAGTTAATGATCAAGCACAATCTACGGAAACTGCTAAGGCTGCTTCAGAGCCAGGCGAAGCGAAAACAACGAAGAAAGCAACTCCTGCTAAAAAAACCGTTACAGTCAGCGGCGTTGTGGCTACGGCTAAAAACTACATGGGAACTCCATATGTTTGGGGTGGTACTTCTACTTCCGGATTTGATTGCAGCGGTTATTTACAATACGTATTCCAACAGCTTGGTGTATCATTACCACGAACAGTCAGCGACATGTGGAACGCTACGAAACCCGTTGATCAGCCGGCTGTTGGTGATTTAGTTTTTTTCCAAACATATAAGCCTGGTCCATCTCATGCTGGTATTTACATTGGAAATGGTCAATTTATTCATGCCGGCGAGTCCAACGGTGTAGCAATAAGTGAGATGGATAACAGTTATTGGTCTCCGCGATACTTAGGTGCAAAGCGAATACAGTTACAGTAG